The following proteins come from a genomic window of Thermodesulfovibrionales bacterium:
- a CDS encoding heavy-metal-associated domain-containing protein, with amino-acid sequence MKSISIAVQKEFCEECSMALRRFLGKMDGVNSIETGRGEIAIEFDEAKLMEEDLLRLTRESIEKLGYKIES; translated from the coding sequence ATGAAGAGCATTTCGATAGCTGTGCAAAAGGAATTCTGTGAGGAATGTTCCATGGCCCTGCGACGATTCCTCGGGAAGATGGACGGAGTGAATTCCATAGAGACCGGCAGAGGAGAGATTGCCATTGAATTCGATGAGGCGAAACTCATGGAGGAGGATCTCCTGAGGCTGACGAGAGAGAGTATCGAAAAGCTCGGATACAAAATAGAGAGCTAG
- a CDS encoding transporter substrate-binding domain-containing protein — MIDKSLRLAFAILITFFIGVLAGPNDSPAAEGTPVMPLLVGVTPDSPPMIFRQQGAIAGLEADLARMLAGELGMPLRFVELPWDRLMPSLLDGEIDIIMSGMTITEARKVRIAFTDYYLKSGLVVAMRAGDFSKYNSLERIKEKFPTVGVIKNTTGEAYARKNFPPAMRIIPLQGLSDAAIELKQRRIDIFVHDAPAVVWLVSENEASMRGLWKPLNEEYLGWGIRRDDGALLARVNAVLAGWKQNGTLKSVITRWLPYWKDLE, encoded by the coding sequence ATGATTGACAAAAGTCTGAGGCTCGCTTTCGCTATTCTTATTACCTTCTTTATCGGAGTCCTTGCGGGTCCGAATGACTCCCCGGCTGCTGAGGGGACTCCGGTAATGCCTCTGCTTGTCGGCGTCACTCCCGATTCACCGCCTATGATCTTCAGACAACAGGGGGCGATCGCGGGACTCGAGGCGGATCTTGCGCGCATGCTTGCCGGAGAACTCGGCATGCCGCTTCGGTTTGTCGAGCTTCCCTGGGACCGGCTGATGCCTTCCCTTCTCGATGGGGAGATCGATATCATCATGTCAGGGATGACCATAACGGAAGCAAGAAAAGTCAGGATCGCCTTTACCGACTACTATCTCAAGAGCGGTCTCGTCGTTGCCATGCGTGCCGGTGATTTTTCGAAGTACAATTCCCTTGAGAGAATCAAGGAAAAGTTCCCGACAGTGGGTGTCATCAAGAACACGACGGGTGAGGCCTATGCGAGAAAGAATTTTCCGCCTGCGATGAGGATCATTCCCTTACAGGGCTTGAGTGACGCCGCCATTGAACTCAAACAGCGAAGGATCGATATCTTTGTCCATGATGCACCTGCCGTCGTATGGCTCGTCTCTGAAAATGAAGCCTCGATGAGAGGACTCTGGAAACCCCTGAACGAGGAATACCTCGGCTGGGGCATCAGACGGGATGACGGGGCGCTGCTCGCGCGGGTAAATGCGGTCCTTGCAGGGTGGAAGCAGAACGGAACGCTGAAGAGCGTCATTACGAGGTGGCTCCCGTACTGGAAAGATCTTGAGTAG
- a CDS encoding MipA/OmpV family protein, protein MRRFILGCSVALVSLFVAVAAHAAGMDSAIPVEDSIPNIVGVAVGGAPDYMGSNDYRFVAAPFLKYTFEGERYVQLLATELNVNLLNHPILRFGPSLNYRFGRKDSVEDEVVKQMTELKGAVEAGAFVGAVFREKDPRQRLVLNLDFLQDVTGHSKGYILTLSGRYWYPISRPIDLSLGVSTSYASRNWMEYYFGVNANNVGTSGLPFYDASSGLRDVSFSPTMVYHLSRSWHLAAGARYQYLTGPANNSPVVALRGSSSQWLFGVGGAYSW, encoded by the coding sequence ATGCGAAGATTCATTCTTGGATGTTCTGTTGCATTGGTTTCGCTTTTTGTCGCAGTTGCTGCTCATGCAGCCGGCATGGATAGCGCCATTCCCGTTGAAGACAGCATACCAAACATCGTCGGCGTGGCTGTAGGCGGAGCGCCTGACTATATGGGATCGAACGACTACAGATTTGTGGCGGCGCCTTTCTTGAAATACACTTTTGAGGGGGAGCGTTATGTGCAGTTGCTGGCCACGGAGTTGAACGTAAACCTCTTGAATCATCCGATCCTCCGCTTCGGGCCTTCGCTGAATTACCGTTTCGGCCGCAAGGACAGTGTTGAGGATGAAGTGGTAAAACAGATGACGGAGCTGAAAGGCGCGGTAGAAGCAGGAGCTTTTGTCGGCGCTGTTTTCAGAGAAAAAGACCCCCGTCAGCGCTTGGTCCTGAACCTTGATTTTCTCCAGGACGTGACAGGCCATTCCAAGGGGTATATCCTGACCCTGTCCGGCCGTTATTGGTATCCGATAAGCAGACCGATCGATCTTTCTCTCGGCGTGAGCACCAGCTATGCGAGTCGCAACTGGATGGAGTACTACTTCGGCGTCAATGCCAATAACGTCGGCACATCGGGACTTCCCTTTTATGATGCCTCGAGCGGCTTAAGGGATGTGAGTTTCTCACCGACCATGGTCTATCATCTCAGCAGGTCATGGCATCTTGCAGCGGGGGCACGTTACCAGTACCTGACGGGTCCTGCGAACAACAGCCCTGTGGTAGCCCTCAGGGGATCATCGAGTCAGTGGTTGTTCGGGGTTGGAGGAGCCTACAGCTGGTAA
- a CDS encoding cysteine rich repeat-containing protein gives MKKILICLVVVGCMQFIGGWAFAAEKGPVETFAEGCQKEIDTYCKDVIPGKGRVLACLYARQDKLSARCEYAIYDAAAQLERIVAALTYLANECRDDLKTYCSGVKSGEGRLLQCIEKKKEKVSSRCRQAMKDVNLEKE, from the coding sequence ATGAAGAAAATACTCATCTGTCTTGTTGTCGTTGGCTGTATGCAGTTCATTGGTGGTTGGGCTTTTGCTGCTGAGAAGGGTCCTGTCGAGACCTTTGCGGAGGGCTGCCAGAAGGAGATCGATACCTACTGCAAGGACGTTATTCCGGGGAAGGGCCGCGTGCTTGCATGTCTCTATGCGCGCCAGGACAAGCTGTCAGCACGCTGCGAATACGCGATATACGATGCGGCTGCCCAGCTCGAACGCATCGTGGCAGCCCTCACGTATCTCGCAAATGAGTGCAGGGACGATCTGAAGACCTATTGTTCCGGCGTTAAATCGGGAGAGGGTCGACTTCTCCAGTGCATCGAGAAGAAAAAGGAAAAGGTCTCCTCACGGTGCAGGCAGGCAATGAAGGATGTGAACCTCGAGAAGGAATAA
- a CDS encoding DUF3300 domain-containing protein yields MTKSIMRIVSILMIFALIAPFDPITSGAAAQEAAKPVFSPEELEQVLAPIALYPDSLLTQVLMASTYPLEVVQADRWAKQNKDMKGDALAKALEAQSWDPSVKSLVNFPQVLTMMSEKLDWTQKLGDAFLAQQKDVLDTVQKLRAKAQAAGNLKTTKEQVVKVEQEVIIIEPASPQVIYVPAYNPTVVYGTWAYPAYPPYPVYPPGYVAGAAFVTGVALGAAWGYAWGHSDWHGGDVNVNVNRNANFNNNINRGKYATQYQGRGQAGQGRWQHDASHRGGVAYRDQGTAQKYNRASTNQAVQSRENYRGRAEAGRQDIARGGADQFKGQRGGQQPRAGTTGAGGRDYSGQKSNALSGMDRGGSATRDMSNRGSSSRQSMSSGSRGGGGGGGSRGGGGGRGGGRR; encoded by the coding sequence ATGACAAAGAGTATTATGCGTATAGTGAGTATTCTTATGATTTTTGCTCTGATCGCTCCCTTCGATCCGATAACGTCGGGGGCTGCGGCGCAGGAGGCGGCAAAACCGGTATTTTCACCGGAAGAACTGGAACAGGTCCTCGCACCGATCGCGCTCTATCCCGACTCCCTGCTTACCCAGGTGCTGATGGCTTCCACCTATCCGCTTGAGGTTGTGCAGGCTGACCGCTGGGCAAAGCAGAACAAGGATATGAAGGGTGATGCATTGGCAAAGGCCCTTGAAGCTCAGTCCTGGGACCCGAGCGTCAAGTCCCTGGTGAATTTTCCGCAGGTGCTGACCATGATGAGCGAAAAGCTCGACTGGACGCAGAAACTTGGCGATGCATTCCTCGCCCAGCAAAAGGATGTCTTGGACACGGTCCAGAAGCTTCGGGCAAAGGCACAGGCCGCGGGCAACCTGAAGACAACCAAAGAGCAGGTCGTTAAGGTCGAGCAAGAAGTCATCATCATCGAACCTGCCAGCCCACAGGTCATCTATGTGCCGGCCTATAACCCGACTGTCGTTTACGGCACATGGGCATATCCGGCCTATCCGCCATATCCGGTCTATCCGCCGGGATATGTGGCAGGCGCTGCCTTTGTTACAGGCGTTGCCCTCGGCGCTGCATGGGGCTACGCATGGGGCCATTCAGACTGGCACGGTGGCGATGTCAATGTCAACGTCAACCGGAATGCCAATTTCAACAACAACATTAACCGCGGGAAGTACGCGACCCAATATCAGGGGAGAGGTCAGGCTGGCCAGGGCCGATGGCAGCATGACGCGAGCCACCGGGGCGGAGTCGCTTACAGGGACCAGGGGACTGCGCAGAAGTATAACCGGGCATCAACGAACCAGGCGGTCCAGTCCCGAGAAAACTACCGTGGACGTGCCGAGGCAGGCAGGCAGGACATTGCCCGCGGAGGCGCTGACCAATTCAAGGGTCAGCGCGGCGGTCAGCAACCCCGGGCCGGGACCACAGGAGCCGGAGGCCGGGACTATTCCGGCCAGAAGAGCAACGCCCTGTCAGGCATGGACCGGGGTGGAAGCGCCACACGTGATATGAGCAACCGAGGCAGTTCAAGCAGACAGAGCATGTCATCGGGCAGTCGCGGCGGAGGAGGCGGGGGAGGATCCCGTGGTGGCGGAGGTGGTCGAGGCGGAGGCAGGAGGTAG
- a CDS encoding DUF2950 domain-containing protein, translating into MKRDHVSIDGYSRETKMILPEMSDKKRSESYGLRLLALVVAVMISVFAGIAADAGARQKQKGFPSAEEAVKAFMEAIKSNNDKEVMSIFGPGAKALIYSGDPVSDKQRRETFISDYDKKNSLVQEGGKMVLIVGEKDWPFPIPLVKKGEQWFYDTKAGKEEILNRRIGENELDTIQTMLAIVDAQREYAIKDRDNNALLEYAQKFRSDPGKKNGLYWETKEEEEPSPLGDLVAKARAAGYSGQKANKERHVPYHGYYYRMLKAQGKNAPDGAYDYVVNGHMIGGFAVVAFPAKYGNSGVMTFIVNHDGVVYQKDLGKNTTKIAEAMEKFDPDPTWSKVKETSMP; encoded by the coding sequence ATGAAAAGAGACCATGTATCAATAGATGGATATTCAAGGGAGACGAAAATGATCCTACCGGAAATGAGTGATAAGAAACGCTCTGAGTCTTACGGGCTCCGGCTTCTCGCGCTGGTTGTTGCGGTCATGATCTCTGTCTTTGCAGGGATTGCGGCTGATGCAGGGGCAAGACAGAAACAGAAGGGCTTCCCTTCCGCCGAAGAGGCGGTGAAGGCCTTTATGGAGGCAATCAAATCGAACAACGACAAGGAGGTAATGTCGATCTTCGGCCCCGGCGCGAAGGCGCTGATTTACTCTGGAGACCCCGTGAGCGACAAGCAGCGGCGGGAAACTTTTATCAGCGATTATGACAAGAAGAACAGCCTTGTCCAGGAAGGGGGAAAGATGGTCCTTATTGTCGGGGAAAAGGACTGGCCCTTTCCTATCCCTCTGGTAAAGAAGGGAGAACAGTGGTTTTACGATACCAAAGCCGGCAAGGAGGAGATACTGAACCGCCGTATCGGAGAGAACGAGCTGGACACGATCCAGACGATGCTTGCCATCGTCGATGCCCAGCGTGAGTACGCGATAAAAGACCGCGACAACAATGCCCTCCTCGAATATGCCCAGAAGTTCAGGAGCGATCCGGGAAAGAAGAACGGACTGTACTGGGAGACGAAGGAGGAGGAGGAACCGAGCCCCCTTGGCGACTTGGTAGCAAAGGCCAGGGCTGCGGGATACAGTGGACAGAAGGCGAACAAAGAAAGACACGTCCCTTACCATGGCTATTATTACCGCATGCTAAAGGCCCAGGGCAAGAACGCACCCGATGGAGCGTACGATTATGTGGTGAACGGACACATGATAGGGGGATTTGCGGTGGTGGCCTTTCCTGCGAAATACGGCAATTCCGGTGTCATGACCTTCATCGTGAACCACGACGGCGTTGTGTACCAGAAGGATCTCGGAAAGAATACGACAAAGATTGCCGAGGCCATGGAGAAGTTTGATCCTGACCCGACTTGGAGCAAGGTCAAGGAAACTTCTATGCCTTAA